A single Acetivibrio cellulolyticus CD2 DNA region contains:
- a CDS encoding copper amine oxidase N-terminal domain-containing protein: protein MKKSVFLAMLFLSMCLFVGNVFASSNPQIKEKPTLKVIVDGTQLSLKNTPINNNGRVLLGLRELLIALGVPNDSEHIIWNQENKTVKVVKDDKEVFLAIGNKKATVNGEEIELDTEPVIYKNSTYIPTRFVAQSLSRLVFWDGSTNSVVITTENNFDKVSSFVASEKQKTGLIHYTQNENVVENGAETYSCKYDVKSDSEKGIEYTSVSLTKDGNTRTSEVFEDKTYTYSRSQVRAEWLKESKEDGEGSILQKEETNRALTASLFINEESNDRVVLEGDSLAFAVDSTKDTYFDVLKDKSSKCHVKMEYRIKTPDINVRICELKRMEYVITGNYETADGLQPYKITKVIEYMLDDQETVPVPSDLSNSYTIPKGMNEYYNVNGGYSLYVPEGWYLPDMYDENPSITYINENDPNKFCVVCVNLTYMSEDWSVSDIKPYMIESMKGSLKNCKILKDEIIKWKGYEALRINVSGQDKESGQAMKEQVIVVNYQGMILTFTIAGDSSTYDLKSKEVTQIVDSWLSWAVG from the coding sequence ATGAAAAAATCTGTTTTTTTAGCCATGTTATTTTTGTCTATGTGTTTGTTTGTGGGTAATGTTTTTGCTTCAAGCAATCCACAAATTAAAGAAAAACCAACGCTAAAGGTTATTGTTGATGGTACACAACTGAGTCTAAAAAATACTCCAATTAACAATAATGGTCGTGTACTGCTAGGATTGAGGGAACTACTGATAGCACTTGGAGTTCCAAATGATAGTGAGCATATTATCTGGAATCAGGAGAATAAAACTGTTAAAGTAGTAAAGGATGATAAAGAGGTATTCCTTGCAATTGGAAATAAGAAAGCTACAGTAAATGGTGAAGAAATTGAATTGGATACAGAACCAGTTATTTATAAGAATAGTACATATATTCCTACCAGGTTTGTTGCCCAGAGTTTATCACGACTTGTTTTCTGGGATGGTTCAACCAATAGTGTTGTTATAACAACGGAGAATAACTTTGATAAAGTTAGTAGTTTTGTGGCCTCAGAAAAACAAAAAACAGGACTCATTCACTATACACAGAATGAAAATGTGGTGGAAAATGGTGCTGAAACTTACAGTTGTAAATATGATGTCAAAAGTGATTCTGAAAAAGGCATAGAATACACCAGCGTATCATTAACAAAAGATGGGAATACAAGAACATCTGAAGTATTTGAGGATAAAACATACACTTACAGCAGGTCTCAAGTACGTGCCGAATGGCTTAAAGAGTCAAAAGAAGATGGAGAAGGAAGTATATTGCAAAAAGAAGAGACAAATAGGGCATTAACGGCAAGTCTTTTTATTAATGAAGAGAGCAATGATCGTGTTGTTCTTGAAGGAGATAGTCTTGCATTTGCTGTTGACAGTACTAAGGACACATATTTTGATGTGTTAAAGGATAAATCAAGTAAATGCCATGTTAAAATGGAATATAGAATTAAAACACCGGACATTAATGTGCGAATATGTGAGCTAAAACGTATGGAGTATGTAATAACTGGTAATTATGAAACTGCGGATGGTTTGCAGCCATACAAGATAACTAAAGTAATTGAGTATATGTTAGATGATCAGGAAACTGTTCCTGTACCAAGTGACCTGAGTAATTCATATACTATTCCTAAGGGTATGAATGAATACTACAATGTTAATGGAGGATATTCGTTATATGTGCCTGAAGGTTGGTACCTTCCTGATATGTACGACGAAAACCCATCTATAACATATATAAATGAGAACGATCCAAATAAGTTTTGTGTGGTTTGTGTGAATTTAACGTACATGAGTGAAGATTGGTCAGTATCTGACATTAAGCCGTATATGATAGAAAGCATGAAAGGCTCCTTAAAGAATTGCAAGATTTTAAAAGATGAGATAATCAAGTGGAAAGGATACGAGGCTTTGCGTATTAATGTTTCAGGACAGGATAAGGAAAGCGGACAAGCAATGAAAGAGCAAGTTATAGTTGTAAATTATCAGGGCATGATTTTGACATTTACAATTGCTGGTGATTCGTCAACATATGATCTGAAAAGTAAAGAGGTAACTCAAATTGTTGACTCATGGTTATCATGGGCAGTAGGATGA
- the nspC gene encoding carboxynorspermidine decarboxylase, translated as MNIDFASLPTPCYIVDERLLRKNLEILHSVQERTGCSILLALKGFSMHSVFPLVGQYLKGVTSSSLFEARLGFEKMGKEVHAYAPAYIEEEFDELIKYCDHIVFNSFDQWRKFKDKVKNNSSKKIECGIRVNPEYSEISTAIYNPCYKNSRLGVTLSNFKPDELDGIDGLHFHTMCEQNSDTLLRTIKVVDEKFGEFIKRMKWVNLGGGHHITRPDYDIETLIRSILYFKDKYGVDIYLEPGEAIALNTGFLVAKVLDIVDNGMKIAILDASAACHMPDVLEMPYRPNIIDAGSPDEYPFTYRLGGNTCLAGDVIGDYSFKQPLKPGDKLVFCDMAHYTMVKNNTFNGVNLPSIALFNEEEGIKIIRQFKYEDFKNRLS; from the coding sequence ATGAACATAGATTTTGCCAGTTTACCAACACCATGTTATATCGTTGATGAAAGACTTCTAAGAAAAAACCTTGAAATACTACATTCTGTTCAGGAACGGACAGGATGTAGTATTCTTCTTGCTTTAAAAGGTTTTTCCATGCACTCTGTTTTTCCTTTAGTCGGCCAGTACCTTAAAGGCGTAACTTCCAGCTCATTATTTGAGGCCAGATTGGGTTTTGAAAAAATGGGAAAAGAAGTTCATGCTTATGCACCGGCTTATATTGAGGAGGAATTTGATGAACTAATTAAATACTGTGACCACATAGTATTTAATTCCTTTGATCAATGGAGAAAATTTAAAGATAAAGTAAAAAATAATAGTTCTAAAAAAATAGAATGTGGTATCCGCGTAAATCCTGAATATTCTGAAATCAGTACTGCTATCTATAATCCCTGCTATAAGAATTCAAGGCTTGGAGTAACTTTGTCAAATTTCAAACCTGATGAGCTTGATGGCATTGACGGGCTTCACTTCCATACCATGTGTGAGCAGAATTCAGATACTCTTTTGAGAACTATCAAGGTTGTTGATGAAAAATTCGGTGAGTTCATTAAGAGAATGAAGTGGGTTAATTTAGGTGGCGGCCATCATATTACAAGGCCTGATTATGATATTGAGACGCTTATTCGCTCAATTTTATATTTTAAGGATAAGTATGGGGTGGATATTTATCTTGAGCCCGGTGAGGCAATAGCTTTAAATACCGGATTTCTTGTTGCAAAGGTTCTTGACATTGTTGACAATGGTATGAAAATTGCTATTCTCGATGCTTCAGCAGCCTGCCACATGCCGGATGTTTTAGAAATGCCATACAGACCAAATATTATTGATGCAGGCTCTCCTGATGAGTATCCTTTCACTTACAGGCTCGGTGGTAATACGTGCCTTGCAGGAGATGTTATAGGAGACTATTCTTTCAAGCAGCCTTTAAAACCGGGTGATAAGCTTGTTTTCTGTGATATGGCACATTATACAATGGTCAAGAATAATACTTTTAACGGTGTTAACCTTCCTTCTATAGCACTTTTTAATGAAGAGGAAGGCATTAAAATCATCAGGCAGTTTAAGTATGAAGATTTTAAAAACCGGCTATCCTAA
- a CDS encoding saccharopine dehydrogenase family protein, translating to MGKALIIGAGGVANVVVHKCCQNPEIFEEICIASRTVEKCDAIKNTLPDSGTIVYTAQLDADNTNEVINLIRKFGPDIVINVALPYQDLSIMEACLATGVHYLDTANYEPPETAKFEYKWQWEYKEKFEKAGITALLGSGFDPGVTGVFCAYAQKHYFDEIHYIDIVDANAGDHGYPFATNFNPEINIREITANGRYFENGAWVETAPLSINQVYDFPEIGPKNIYLLYHEELESLAVNIKGLKRARFWMTFSDNYLNHLRVLENVGMTSIEPIVYEGKEIIPLQFLKAILPDPASLGPRTKGKTNIGCIVRGIKDGKPKTYFVYNVCDHEECYKEVGSQAISYTTGVPAMIGAMMILKGIWKKPGVFNIEEFDPDPFMDALKKHGLPWHEQFSPTLLD from the coding sequence ATGGGAAAAGCTTTAATTATTGGCGCTGGTGGAGTTGCTAACGTTGTAGTGCATAAATGCTGCCAGAACCCAGAAATTTTCGAAGAAATTTGTATAGCGAGCAGAACGGTTGAAAAATGCGACGCTATAAAAAATACATTGCCGGATAGCGGTACTATAGTGTATACCGCGCAGCTTGATGCGGATAATACTAACGAAGTAATAAATTTAATAAGGAAGTTTGGGCCGGATATTGTTATTAATGTTGCTCTTCCTTATCAGGACTTGTCAATTATGGAAGCATGCCTTGCAACTGGTGTTCATTATTTGGATACTGCCAATTATGAACCGCCTGAAACTGCTAAATTCGAATATAAATGGCAGTGGGAATATAAAGAAAAGTTCGAAAAAGCCGGTATTACAGCACTGCTAGGTAGTGGTTTTGATCCTGGTGTAACTGGGGTTTTTTGTGCCTATGCGCAAAAACATTATTTCGATGAAATTCATTATATTGATATTGTCGATGCAAACGCAGGTGATCATGGATATCCATTTGCAACAAACTTCAATCCTGAAATCAATATCCGTGAAATAACTGCAAATGGGAGATATTTCGAAAATGGAGCATGGGTAGAAACTGCCCCACTTTCCATCAATCAAGTCTATGATTTCCCTGAGATAGGTCCTAAAAACATCTATCTTTTGTATCATGAAGAATTAGAGTCTTTAGCTGTTAATATAAAAGGACTCAAGAGGGCAAGATTCTGGATGACTTTTTCAGACAATTACCTGAATCATTTGCGAGTACTTGAGAATGTAGGAATGACATCAATAGAGCCAATTGTATATGAAGGTAAGGAAATAATTCCTCTGCAATTTTTGAAGGCTATTCTTCCAGATCCTGCATCTCTTGGGCCGAGAACAAAGGGTAAAACAAATATAGGTTGTATTGTCCGTGGAATTAAAGATGGAAAACCAAAAACTTATTTTGTTTACAATGTTTGTGATCATGAGGAATGTTACAAAGAAGTAGGATCTCAGGCTATTTCCTACACAACAGGGGTACCTGCAATGATAGGTGCAATGATGATTCTAAAAGGCATCTGGAAAAAGCCTGGTGTTTTCAATATTGAAGAATTTGATCCAGATCCTTTTATGGATGCTTTGAAAAAACATGGACTACCATGGCACGAGCAATTTTCACCAACACTTTTAGATTGA
- a CDS encoding M20/M25/M40 family metallo-hydrolase, protein MYLKKGFAVIIIAVMSITSCLFVNADDNEYGSMAFGHLRKLSQDIQSRGPENIIQPRDYIDDEFKKLGYSTSIQEFNTNGGYKHYNVIAEKKDSSPYQIIIGAHYDSRNEGRGADDNASGVGVVLELAERLKDVDTPCSVKFIAFGAEETGMEGSKYYVNNMSQDEIDKTILMINYDCVCAGDNLEVFGNDGEFENFREESLEIAKQMNIDFWTSTNGEVLYNSDHVPFRDKGINYILYLAWNHQRGGETEKFGYIFHTANDNIDFIEANYPGRINHHLGALVRVTEALVKSIPGKITVPKGDVNGDCNRNSMDLGFMRMDLLGMIDKFPHPQGEWAADVNNDGVFNSIDFGLLMQYLLGMREI, encoded by the coding sequence ATGTATTTGAAGAAGGGATTTGCAGTAATAATCATTGCAGTAATGAGTATTACATCGTGTCTTTTTGTAAATGCTGATGATAATGAATACGGCTCAATGGCTTTTGGACATCTTAGAAAATTATCTCAAGATATTCAATCCAGAGGACCTGAGAATATAATACAGCCAAGGGACTATATCGACGATGAATTTAAGAAACTGGGTTATTCCACTTCTATTCAAGAATTCAATACCAACGGTGGGTATAAGCACTATAATGTTATAGCAGAAAAAAAGGATAGCTCGCCATACCAGATAATTATTGGAGCTCATTATGACAGTAGAAATGAAGGCAGAGGAGCAGATGACAATGCTTCTGGGGTAGGTGTTGTACTTGAACTGGCTGAAAGGCTTAAAGATGTGGATACTCCATGTTCCGTCAAGTTTATTGCGTTTGGTGCGGAAGAAACAGGTATGGAAGGATCGAAATATTATGTTAATAATATGTCACAGGATGAGATTGATAAAACTATACTTATGATAAATTATGACTGTGTGTGCGCCGGTGATAACCTTGAAGTGTTCGGAAACGATGGAGAGTTTGAAAACTTTAGGGAGGAAAGCCTTGAAATTGCAAAGCAGATGAATATTGACTTTTGGACAAGTACAAATGGTGAAGTGCTATATAATAGTGACCATGTGCCTTTTAGAGACAAAGGTATTAATTATATTCTTTATTTAGCTTGGAACCATCAGCGTGGTGGGGAAACGGAAAAGTTCGGATATATTTTTCATACAGCTAATGATAATATAGATTTCATAGAGGCAAACTATCCCGGAAGAATAAATCATCACCTTGGAGCTTTGGTACGTGTTACTGAGGCACTTGTAAAATCAATCCCGGGTAAAATTACAGTACCTAAAGGGGATGTTAATGGGGACTGTAATAGAAATTCAATGGACTTGGGTTTTATGAGAATGGATCTGCTTGGTATGATAGATAAGTTTCCACATCCACAAGGAGAGTGGGCAGCAGACGTTAACAATGATGGAGTTTTTAATTCAATCGACTTTGGTTTATTGATGCAATACTTGCTTGGGATGAGAGAAATATAG
- a CDS encoding STM3941 family protein codes for MELKKEIIIYPSILKLLGLFIGASIFVLMGTFLIIAGFNIDIGIDISIEEGYSQLLIGIIGVICNSFFGLCWIYIAIRLFVRKPLVIISEDGFTDNASAISVGFLKWSEIKSFKVYNYMGQKFLGIEPVDVEATLQKVSKLKRTLLNANKSLGTAIINIPQNACSMPLEKIHDKMVEFNNKTNKGYCL; via the coding sequence ATGGAATTAAAAAAAGAAATTATAATTTATCCTAGTATTCTTAAGTTGCTAGGGTTGTTTATAGGGGCGAGTATATTTGTATTGATGGGAACATTTTTGATTATTGCAGGGTTTAATATTGATATCGGAATAGATATTTCAATAGAGGAAGGCTATTCCCAATTGCTTATTGGAATAATTGGAGTTATTTGCAATTCGTTCTTTGGGCTTTGTTGGATTTATATTGCTATAAGATTATTTGTAAGGAAGCCCTTGGTTATCATAAGCGAAGATGGTTTTACAGACAACGCTTCGGCTATTAGTGTTGGATTTCTAAAATGGAGTGAAATAAAAAGTTTTAAAGTATATAATTATATGGGACAGAAATTTTTAGGAATTGAGCCTGTTGATGTTGAAGCAACTTTACAAAAGGTTTCAAAATTAAAAAGAACATTATTAAATGCTAACAAAAGTTTAGGAACTGCTATTATAAATATACCACAGAATGCATGTAGCATGCCTTTAGAGAAAATACATGATAAGATGGTCGAGTTTAATAACAAAACAAATAAAGGATATTGTTTGTGA
- a CDS encoding GNAT family N-acetyltransferase, with the protein MIRWSSLITKQIKDIVCEFLKGFTTEIRFEKATINDIEVLIDVRNKSFYADYTKYGECSGYNMSKEDMTDSILNRISYKIICNNQVVGNIGIRDNQDDTYYLGCLCVIPDYENKGIGEGVIRFIESEFPNATV; encoded by the coding sequence ATGATAAGATGGTCGAGTTTAATAACAAAACAAATAAAGGATATTGTTTGTGAATTTTTAAAGGGATTTACTACGGAGATTAGATTTGAAAAAGCAACTATTAATGACATTGAAGTCTTGATTGATGTACGAAACAAAAGTTTCTATGCAGATTATACTAAATATGGTGAATGCTCTGGATATAATATGTCTAAAGAAGATATGACTGACTCAATTTTGAATAGAATATCATATAAAATAATATGCAATAATCAGGTAGTAGGTAATATAGGTATAAGGGATAATCAGGATGATACTTATTACCTCGGTTGCCTTTGTGTGATACCGGACTATGAAAACAAAGGAATAGGAGAAGGAGTCATTAGATTTATCGAAAGTGAATTTCCGAATGCAACAGTATGA
- a CDS encoding radical SAM protein — MEIKEKVLQVKDYLTKSNLPASDYVINPYIGCSHACKYCYACFMKRFTGHTEEWGSFIDVKLCDKPINLKKIQNKTVFLSSVTDCYNCFEEKYQVTKKVLEQLVDVKCSIGISTKSKLILRDIDLLKKCNDLKVSISINSLDENFKNDMDNASSINDRLCTLKELHNQGIYTVLFMSPIFPYITDFKGIIERTNTYVDEYWFENLNLRGNYKQKILDYIKVKYPNLYSQYEKIYIKGEKMYWIDLSIQIENYCKQNNIKRINYFYHEELVNEKLQNKRV; from the coding sequence ATGGAAATAAAAGAAAAAGTATTGCAAGTTAAGGATTATTTAACAAAATCAAATTTACCTGCAAGCGATTACGTCATAAATCCTTATATTGGCTGTTCTCATGCTTGTAAATATTGCTATGCTTGCTTTATGAAGCGATTTACAGGGCATACAGAAGAATGGGGATCATTTATTGATGTAAAACTTTGCGATAAGCCAATTAACTTAAAAAAAATACAAAACAAAACTGTTTTTCTTTCTTCCGTTACAGATTGTTACAATTGCTTTGAAGAGAAATATCAAGTTACAAAAAAAGTATTAGAACAATTAGTTGACGTAAAATGCTCTATTGGAATTTCTACAAAATCCAAACTTATTCTAAGGGATATTGATTTGTTGAAAAAATGCAATGATTTAAAAGTATCTATATCAATAAATAGTTTGGATGAAAATTTCAAAAATGATATGGATAATGCAAGTAGCATTAATGACAGGCTTTGCACATTGAAAGAATTACACAACCAAGGGATTTATACAGTGCTATTTATGTCACCAATTTTTCCATATATTACGGATTTTAAAGGAATCATAGAAAGAACTAATACTTATGTTGATGAATACTGGTTTGAAAATCTAAATCTAAGAGGGAATTATAAGCAAAAAATATTAGACTATATTAAAGTAAAATATCCAAATTTATATAGTCAATATGAAAAAATATATATTAAAGGTGAGAAAATGTACTGGATAGATTTATCAATACAAATAGAAAATTATTGTAAACAAAATAATATAAAGCGCATCAACTATTTTTATCATGAAGAATTAGTTAATGAGAAACTGCAAAATAAACGCGTATAA
- a CDS encoding GNAT family N-acetyltransferase, producing MVDGYEFSLASYDEISQIMDIYHSLIGTPGCTWSLDYPNRETAESDIDSKSLYVLKKNGLIIAITSLGEFNELEHLPWTLKVPCELARIGVIPTMQKQGIGTTILKNIIKTAKEKGFDGIRMLVSKTNPAALALYDKNGFEKCGEVFMYNIDFYCYQMKF from the coding sequence ATGGTAGATGGCTACGAATTTTCTTTAGCGAGTTATGATGAAATTTCACAAATTATGGATATATATCACAGTTTGATAGGTACCCCAGGATGTACTTGGAGTTTGGATTATCCAAATAGAGAAACAGCAGAATCTGATATTGACAGCAAATCATTATATGTTCTGAAAAAGAATGGACTAATAATTGCTATAACATCATTAGGTGAGTTTAACGAATTAGAACATTTACCATGGACACTGAAAGTGCCTTGTGAATTGGCGAGGATAGGAGTTATCCCAACAATGCAAAAGCAAGGCATAGGTACAACTATTCTTAAAAACATCATTAAAACAGCAAAAGAAAAAGGTTTTGATGGGATAAGAATGTTAGTCAGCAAAACCAATCCTGCAGCTTTAGCTTTATATGATAAAAATGGTTTTGAGAAATGTGGGGAAGTTTTCATGTATAATATTGATTTTTATTGTTATCAGATGAAATTTTAG
- a CDS encoding helix-turn-helix transcriptional regulator codes for MGNELFKNNLRVYRAKMNWTQEDLAKSVGVTRKTINTIENGVFIPSAFLALKIAKVFHETVENIFFIAEENEKE; via the coding sequence ATGGGAAATGAACTATTTAAAAATAATCTGCGCGTTTATAGAGCAAAAATGAATTGGACCCAAGAGGACTTGGCTAAAAGCGTCGGAGTGACAAGGAAAACGATCAATACCATAGAAAACGGGGTTTTTATCCCATCGGCTTTTTTAGCACTTAAGATAGCGAAAGTCTTTCATGAGACGGTAGAAAATATTTTCTTCATCGCTGAAGAGAATGAAAAGGAGTGA
- a CDS encoding cysteine hydrolase family protein, which produces MKKVLFVMDLQEDTTGTTASKGPFPIREHQQLIDAVNERIEAYKAAGDEIAYIAIALPNKWFFRKVVGIAIKGTPGCSIDRRIKIVGNHYFEKMKPSAFANKNLVRWIKDNEVTHVEITGIDAAQCCAATAEEAVKLGLEAVINRKATATTVPHKLPKVNAKLTQLGVKFMD; this is translated from the coding sequence ATGAAAAAAGTTCTTTTTGTAATGGATCTTCAAGAAGACACAACGGGTACAACGGCTTCCAAAGGGCCTTTCCCCATCCGAGAACATCAACAATTGATTGATGCGGTGAATGAACGGATAGAGGCTTACAAAGCCGCAGGTGATGAAATCGCATACATAGCAATTGCGTTACCGAATAAGTGGTTTTTCAGAAAGGTGGTCGGGATCGCTATTAAAGGAACACCCGGATGTAGCATAGATCGGCGCATTAAGATAGTAGGGAATCATTATTTTGAAAAAATGAAACCGAGTGCATTTGCAAATAAGAATCTGGTTCGTTGGATCAAAGATAACGAGGTTACACATGTTGAGATTACTGGTATCGATGCTGCTCAATGTTGTGCAGCCACTGCTGAAGAAGCCGTTAAACTTGGACTAGAGGCGGTGATTAATCGAAAAGCGACAGCGACTACCGTACCGCATAAACTGCCTAAGGTAAACGCGAAATTAACCCAATTGGGTGTGAAGTTTATGGACTAG
- a CDS encoding GDSL-type esterase/lipase family protein, with product MTKFRTKFQKALFSMFLISTIIVGGMAVPSIVKAAPIKIMPVGDSCTEGMGDPDMGSYRTELYNLYKNAGLDFDFVGSNQRGPSSLPDRDNEGHSGWTIPQVASNIDNWLNTQNPDVVFLWIGGNDIFQTGKINPTGLSNLIDQIFKNKPNVKIFVSDYYPNPDIVLPYNEAIPGVVQEKANAGKAVYFVKLSDMGYVKSTDTSSDGLHLNIAGYKKAAQVWYDSTISILRGSTNTPVPPTPTASKIVKGDVDGDGSVTSIDFGYIRKYLLGLISTFPSANGIKAADINDDGGVNSLDFAGVRLILLGK from the coding sequence ATGACAAAATTTAGAACCAAGTTTCAAAAAGCTTTATTTTCAATGTTTTTAATCAGTACTATTATTGTTGGAGGAATGGCTGTACCTTCAATAGTTAAAGCAGCACCAATAAAAATAATGCCTGTCGGCGATTCTTGTACTGAAGGTATGGGAGATCCTGACATGGGCTCCTATCGTACTGAATTATATAATTTATATAAAAATGCTGGATTAGATTTTGATTTCGTCGGTTCAAACCAGCGTGGACCGAGTTCTTTACCAGATAGAGATAATGAAGGTCACTCCGGGTGGACAATACCACAGGTTGCAAGCAATATTGATAACTGGCTTAACACTCAAAATCCTGACGTAGTTTTTCTATGGATTGGAGGAAATGATATATTTCAAACTGGGAAAATAAACCCTACTGGCCTTAGCAATTTAATAGATCAGATTTTTAAAAACAAACCTAATGTGAAAATATTTGTATCTGATTATTATCCTAATCCTGATATTGTCCTGCCATATAATGAGGCAATTCCTGGGGTAGTTCAGGAAAAGGCTAATGCAGGTAAGGCTGTTTACTTTGTTAAGTTAAGTGATATGGGCTATGTAAAAAGCACTGATACTTCATCTGATGGACTTCACTTGAATATTGCTGGATACAAAAAGGCAGCTCAAGTTTGGTATGATAGCACAATTTCGATTTTAAGGGGTAGCACAAATACACCAGTCCCACCAACTCCAACTGCATCCAAAATAGTAAAAGGTGATGTTGATGGAGATGGTTCAGTTACTTCAATTGATTTTGGCTATATCAGAAAATACCTTCTTGGTTTGATATCTACTTTCCCATCAGCTAATGGCATTAAAGCTGCAGACATAAATGATGATGGTGGAGTTAACTCACTTGATTTTGCTGGAGTAAGACTTATATTGCTTGGTAAATAG
- a CDS encoding DUF3237 family protein has protein sequence MKSKWIFTTIFVLFILSNSLSFSFAAELGDLNSDNNVNSIDFGLYRRCLLGLCPFEDPSVADLDGDGSANSIDFGIFRKFLLGIITEFPATTPKPTPTPQSGDEDKILIPHKSWTCGMADGIPKPESGVLAFEINMKLDQIYNMGKTQYGQRQVFVIQGGTITGSKISGSVMSGGLDFQLDLSNGAMEIEQILVFKTNDGNYVYFRSAGTAANQNDVRIVPNIEAPNNGSYSWINSGKFACRRIVDTAAKTIKISVYDISGVTVRADSTNSIAVTKPTDVQYQSWDFRKAFDERKGTLFITEDVALAGSQTVGATKNNISRNIIPITGGTVTGSLNGKIIAAGADYQNTSNPMTIDARYLWQTNDGEIIIVRNAGQFGSLVPTFEVRADSKYSYLNSKLYLSSDPGMGSGGGVKISFYESTK, from the coding sequence ATGAAAAGTAAATGGATTTTTACCACCATTTTTGTACTATTTATCTTATCGAACAGCTTAAGTTTTTCATTTGCTGCAGAACTAGGCGACCTGAATTCAGATAATAACGTAAACTCAATAGACTTCGGTTTATATAGAAGGTGTCTGTTAGGTCTGTGCCCATTCGAAGACCCCTCAGTTGCAGACTTAGATGGAGACGGATCTGCAAACTCCATTGATTTTGGAATTTTTAGAAAGTTCCTTTTAGGCATTATTACTGAATTTCCAGCTACTACACCAAAACCAACACCAACTCCACAATCTGGTGATGAAGATAAGATACTCATTCCACACAAATCATGGACATGTGGAATGGCGGATGGAATTCCAAAGCCGGAAAGCGGTGTACTTGCTTTTGAAATAAATATGAAACTTGATCAGATTTATAATATGGGTAAAACACAATATGGTCAGAGACAAGTTTTTGTAATTCAAGGCGGTACTATAACAGGTTCAAAAATTTCAGGTTCTGTTATGTCAGGCGGACTAGACTTCCAGCTAGATCTTTCTAATGGTGCAATGGAAATCGAACAAATATTAGTATTTAAAACCAACGATGGTAACTACGTGTATTTCAGAAGTGCGGGAACAGCTGCAAATCAGAATGATGTGAGAATTGTACCTAATATTGAAGCTCCCAACAACGGATCATATAGCTGGATAAATTCAGGTAAATTTGCATGTCGACGTATTGTAGACACTGCTGCTAAAACAATAAAAATAAGTGTTTATGATATATCCGGTGTAACCGTTAGAGCTGATTCAACAAACTCTATTGCTGTAACTAAACCAACTGATGTTCAATATCAATCTTGGGATTTTAGGAAGGCATTCGACGAAAGAAAAGGAACATTGTTCATTACCGAAGATGTCGCACTTGCAGGTAGTCAAACTGTTGGGGCAACTAAAAATAATATAAGCAGAAATATTATTCCTATAACCGGAGGTACTGTAACCGGAAGCCTCAATGGTAAGATTATAGCAGCCGGAGCGGATTATCAGAATACTTCAAACCCTATGACAATTGATGCAAGGTATCTTTGGCAGACTAATGATGGAGAAATTATTATTGTACGAAACGCAGGCCAATTTGGGTCACTTGTGCCTACATTTGAAGTTCGTGCAGATAGTAAATATTCATATCTGAACAGCAAATTATATTTGAGTTCAGACCCAGGTATGGGATCAGGTGGCGGTGTTAAAATTTCGTTTTATGAAAGCACAAAGTAA